The Lipingzhangella halophila genomic interval CCGCTGGTGCCCTGCTGATGCCCCGGCCGGCCGCCGGAGGGGAACCCGTTCTCGTCGATCGACGCGGGGCCACCGCCCCGCTGCGGGTTCGCGCCGCCGGGTTCCTGCGGGGCGAGGTGGTCGCCCCCTCTGTGCTGGGCGATACTCTGCTGCATCGCCCGCAACTGGTCCATCGCACTGCCGCTCATGGGCTGCTGACCGCCGGTGTTGGCGAACATCGCCTCGAACCCGTTCCCCGACGAGGCCGCGGGTTCCACGCGTGAGGAGCCGGCGTGCGCGGTGACGGGCTGGCGGGTCACCTCGGCGCCCGAGTGCCCCTGGCCGTTCGTGAGCGGCGCGGGCGGCCCGGCGGGCTGGCTGACCTCGGGCTCGGCGCCCGCTCCGGAGAGCAGGTTGACGTGCGGGCGAAGGTGGCCGACGCCGATCTCGATCAGGTCGTCGCACTCGCGGCGCAACGCGCGCGAAATGGTCCAGTTTCCTTCGACGGAGATGTGCACGACCGTGACCCGGACCCCGAGGTCCTGGACGTCGGAGACGACCTGCGCCATGTCCTCGTCCCCGCTGACCAGGATCGCCTCGCACAGTACCCCGGTACGCGCCAGGGTGGTCAGGTCTCGTTGCACATAGCTTTCCACGCCCTCCCGTCTGCCCGGACGGATACGCGCGGCTCGGAACTTGATCCCGGGAATGTCCGCAATGCCGTCCTGCTCCTGGGTGCGACGGTCATCCGACGTCGCCTCGTACCAGTAGCACCGCAGCAAGGGAAGACCCGTGCGGTCGCGCGCCACCTCGTCGAGAAGCCGCGCCAGCCCTGCGTAGTCCCATGACACGGAATCGCGGTTGCGGGTTCCGTGCACAGCCATCGCGCCGTCGGCGAGGAGGTAACCGGCGTCTACGAACAGCGCACAACGATCCACGCGACACCGCCCCTTCCCTTGGTTTAGCTCGCCCGGACCGGTTACGCGAGCCCGGGGCACAGCAGTGATCGGCACTAAGCCAACCGACCGGCCGGGGCACAGCCTAACCAAGTTCGCAACGATTCGGTTGGCTCCCCGGCCACTTCATCGCGACCACTCGCACACGCACCGTGCTGACCTGCGGTGATCCATGGAGTTACCTCATGACCCGGATGTGTTACCTCGCGTAACGCGGGCTAGCCGGCACAGTCCGAGGACCCAACCGAGACCTCAGCCGTCTCGGCCGCCACCACGCCGCCGCCGGTGGCGGCGGCGCTGACCGAGACGTCGACCCCTACCGAGAGGCACCGGCCGGGCGTACCGGCCAGCCCGGCCTCGGCTTCGGAGCCGACCTCGATACCCACCGCGGCCTCGGGTGGGTCATGCGCGGGTGGCTCGACAGGCTCTTCGGGAGGCGGCTCGACAGGCTCTTCGGGAGGTGGCTCGACAGGCTCTTCGGGAGGCGACTCGACAGGCTCCTCCGGAACCGTGTCCTCCGGCGGCTCTGCCGGTACCGACTCGGCGGGCGGGTCCGCGGGCGGTTCGGGCGGGGGATCCTCGCCCGGCGGGGCGGGCTCGGGAGCAGGCGGCGCGGGCTCGGGAGCGGGCGGCTGCTCAGGGGCGGGCGGCTGCTCAGGGGCCTGCGGACCGTCCTCGGGCTCGTCCTCGGCGGCCGGAGGCGGCGCGGCCTGCGACGCCTCGTTCTCCGAGCGGACGGGCGGCTCCTTGTCGCCGACCACTGCCAGCGCCGAGGCCGCGAGGACAACGGCCGTCGCAGCCCCGGCCAGGACACCCTGCTTCTGGCGCTTGGGCAACCGCCGCCACCATCCCCCGAACACGCCCCCGAGCGTGCCCGAGGACAGTGTCGCCGTGTACCCGGCCGCGGCCGGGCCGACCACCAGCGGGAGAACAATCCCGCGCAGCCCGACGTTGACGTCCATGAGCTCGGCGTACACGGCCCGGCAGTCGGTGCAGTCGTCGAGGTGGTGATCGACGGTCGAGCTGTCGCGCTTGGCCAGGCCGCCCCGCACGTACGCGCCGAGCCGCTCCAGCGCCGGGCGGCAGGACTCCGCCGCGCCGTCGCCGGACAGGTGCATCTGCAGGTACGCCTGGCGCAGTCCTTCGCGCGCACGGTAGGCCAGCGCCGCCACCCCGTTCGCCTTCATGCCGAGGATCGGCGCGACGTCGGCGGGCTTGTTCCCCTCGATCTCGGTGTGCCAGAGCACCGCCTGCCACCGCTCCGGCAGGGAAAGGAACGCGCGCGCGATCAGCGACTGCTCCAGGCCCTCCAGCGCGGGGTCGACGAACGGCTCGCCGGCGTCGAAGCGCTCCATGTCGTCGGTGACGACATTGCGTTTCTCGCCGCGGGACCGGTCGTAGAAAACGTGGCGCAATGCGGTCAGCAGGTAGGGCCGGAACCCGTCGACGGGACCGCCGCCCCGCTGCACCACGCTGAGCACCCGGGTGAAGGTCTCGGCGACCACGTCATCGATCTCGGACTCGCGCGCCAACTGGCGCGCCAGCCCGCGCGCGGCAGCGGCGTGCCGCTCGTAGAGGGTCGCGTACGCGCCGGTGTTGCCGCCGCGAACAGCGCTGATCAGCTCTTCGTCGCTGGAGAGTAACCGCGTGTTCTCGTGCTGCGATTCCGTCATGCAATCCAATCCCCGGGGATCCAGTGGCGGGCCCGCTGTAGAGGGCCGCGGCCACCCCGTCCTTGGTCCCGCGCGGCCAGGGGCGAGAACCACAAAATTAATATCCCGTACTCGCGTCATAGCCGCCACCCGAGTCCGTGTTTAGGGGTGAGGGGATCGCACACGCCCGCGGCAACGAGGGGGGCGGGCGTGTGCTCCCCTCCACAAGGAACGAAACAGCCCGAAAGGCCCGATCTGAGAGTGAGAGGCGCGGCATGGACAAAACCGGTGCGGAAGATCCGGTGCCGGCAGGCCAGCCTCATCCGAACCCCCGGCACCGGCTGCGCCAGCTCTGGCGCAGGCGAAGCCGCCAGACCGGGTGGGACCCGCCCGACGACTGGTGGACTCCCTCGGTGGAGACCCTGTGCGCCGCCGCGGTCGAGGACACTGACATGGCCGAAGGGTGCGCCCGGTTCGGTCAGGCCCGCGCCCGCTCCGGTGTGACGATCGGCGCCGCGCTCGACGACTTCGCCGCGTTCTCGGACGTCGTCGGCTGGCCCGCGCCGCCGCGGCGCCTGGTGAAGGCCGTGGCCGAAGGCTGGGCCGACGCCGGTCGCTCCCAGGACGACTGCCAGGACCCGCTCACTGGCCTGTGCACCGCCGCGTACCTGCGTACCCGCCTCGACGAGGTGTACCGGGAGGCCAACCCGGGCGATCCGCACATGGCCAGCCACAAACTGATCGTGGTGTCGCTCGACCCGCGGATCAACCCGTGGCGCCGCACGGCGCGGCTGATCGTGCTCGGCTACGAGCTGCGCCGGATCTTCGGTCAGGGCGAGACGGTCGCGCTGCTGAGCCGCAGCCGGATCGGCGTGCTCACACCGGTACGCACCAACCTGGTCGACCATGTGCGCGACCTGCGTGCCGCCCTCTGCGCGGAGAACGAGGCCGACGCCTGGACCGTGCCACTCCCGGAGAGCTACGCGGACTCCCTGGAGCTCCTCGACGACATTGGAAAGCCGCGCATGAACGAGTGATGTCCCCGGACGCCGCCGGCACGCGCGCCCGCGAAGAGGGAACGCGGGAGCGCGACGGCGGCCCTCCGGTCCATGGGGCCCGCAGAGGGGGCGGACCCCTGGACCGGAATCCCGCCGGGATTGCTTCGGCGGGATATACCGATCGGTCGCGGGTCTTCTGGCCCTCCTGCGGCGGGTGGACGCACCCGCCCTCCTGGGCGGCCCGTTCGGACCGGCGGTATCAGGGAATGCCGCACCGCGGCGTTCCCAGAGGCGCGTCCGTTAGGGGAGGCGGGCGCGCCTCCCACTTCACCCCGACGGCGGACGCCGCATCGGGGCAGCGCCCCTCCGCGTCCAGCGCGGCACAGCCTCCACTCCCGATCCGAGCGCCGGGCAACCAGCGCACGCACGAGGAGACTCCGCGGGAGAGGCGGGAACGGCGCACCATCCCGAACGCGGAACGGACACCGGGCACCCGCACGGCAGGGCCGCGGGCGGCTTCGAGGCCGCCCCAGCCGCGGCCCCGGCACCGTGGCCGGTGAGACGCCCGTCGCAGAGGTCAGGCGGTGAGCTCGGTGTGCATCGAGAGCACAGCTTGGGCCAGGCCGGCGTCGTCGGGCGGTTCCTCGCTCAGGTCGGTCACGGGCCAGCCGCGCAGCCGCGCGAGCCGCGCGCAATGGGCGAAGCGGGAGTCGGTGAGCAGGTAGCCGCACGGTGCGTCGGGCCAGTCGTGCACGATGGGCAGCGACTCGCCGCGGAGCGCGTCCGGGTTCACCACGGTCCAGCTCGCGTCCTCCAGCACGTCCACCCCTACCGACTGGGCGCCGGCGAGTTCCGCCAGCGTGGGTGTGCCCTGCTGCGGA includes:
- a CDS encoding NYN domain-containing protein; the protein is MDRCALFVDAGYLLADGAMAVHGTRNRDSVSWDYAGLARLLDEVARDRTGLPLLRCYWYEATSDDRRTQEQDGIADIPGIKFRAARIRPGRREGVESYVQRDLTTLARTGVLCEAILVSGDEDMAQVVSDVQDLGVRVTVVHISVEGNWTISRALRRECDDLIEIGVGHLRPHVNLLSGAGAEPEVSQPAGPPAPLTNGQGHSGAEVTRQPVTAHAGSSRVEPAASSGNGFEAMFANTGGQQPMSGSAMDQLRAMQQSIAQHRGGDHLAPQEPGGANPQRGGGPASIDENGFPSGGRPGHQQGTSGHPGMAPNPPTGANPAYGNPPTGANPAYGNPPTGAHPSMRGPQEGYGPPQNRQAPPPPPPQHQTGTHHNPMMGGPPPQYEQPPAQNPPPPPAPDPRYGPNTGENPGFGGNTGPNPTIGASTEAESGSALGAHEAPGTVSGPRPDHRVHHGPHTNPTPTVAHVPPGSSVARTVDEAVYVARKEGNDFAESIARDAPVLWLEAVLARRPRLPSDLEARLLQGSALPIDFLLRDEVRQSLRQGFWDALERART
- a CDS encoding sigma-70 family RNA polymerase sigma factor; this translates as MTESQHENTRLLSSDEELISAVRGGNTGAYATLYERHAAAARGLARQLARESEIDDVVAETFTRVLSVVQRGGGPVDGFRPYLLTALRHVFYDRSRGEKRNVVTDDMERFDAGEPFVDPALEGLEQSLIARAFLSLPERWQAVLWHTEIEGNKPADVAPILGMKANGVAALAYRAREGLRQAYLQMHLSGDGAAESCRPALERLGAYVRGGLAKRDSSTVDHHLDDCTDCRAVYAELMDVNVGLRGIVLPLVVGPAAAGYTATLSSGTLGGVFGGWWRRLPKRQKQGVLAGAATAVVLAASALAVVGDKEPPVRSENEASQAAPPPAAEDEPEDGPQAPEQPPAPEQPPAPEPAPPAPEPAPPGEDPPPEPPADPPAESVPAEPPEDTVPEEPVESPPEEPVEPPPEEPVEPPPEEPVEPPAHDPPEAAVGIEVGSEAEAGLAGTPGRCLSVGVDVSVSAAATGGGVVAAETAEVSVGSSDCAG